A genomic window from Salvia miltiorrhiza cultivar Shanhuang (shh) chromosome 5, IMPLAD_Smil_shh, whole genome shotgun sequence includes:
- the LOC130985306 gene encoding uncharacterized protein LOC130985306: protein MPSGAKKRKAAKKKKESQNQSNDHSDSAPAHSHGDEDVKHQDDRESNVAEVSSPTSPDHEKLPVEAEAAGASSMEGSRVDNWEERVGLEKEIKIEYESGVKDGIINHDEANRKPYDGGSSGSYSSSSSSSSSSSDDESRGLKKGQDESSIASGVSVEMDDSLSGKPVEPVCDSNVDSSISATIESDMLSQAAISEAPHVVESTLEESGGEKFDSVKERICTPVEEADVGSTESTPKTLDPKECVTQEIDERSTFPGVALDDGVQRVKDSVVTQPVVAPSPDPDQKTSWKSCCGLFEVFSGSAH, encoded by the exons ATGCCATCAGGTGCGAAGAAGCGAAAAGCTgccaagaagaagaaggaaagtCAAAATCAATCCAACGATCACTCTGATTCTGCTCCTGCTCACTCCCATG GGGATGAGGATGTGAAGCACCAAGATGATAGAGAGAGCAACGTCGCGGAGGTAAGCTCCCCTACATCCCCGGACCATGAGAAGCTTCCGGTTGAAGCAGAGGCTGCAGGTGCTTCTTCCATGGAAGGATCAAGAGTTGACAATTGGGAAGAGCGAGTGGGGTTGGAGAAGGAGATCAAGATTGAGTATGAATCGGGTGTAAAAGATGGCATCATCAACCACGATGAGGCAAACAGGAAGCCCTATGATGGAGGTTCATCCGGGAGTtatagcagcagcagcagcagcagcagcagcagttcagatgatgagagccgtgGACTCAAGAAAGGGCAAGATGAGTCGAGCATTGCTTCCGGAGTATCAGTGGAAATGGATGATTCTTTGTCTGGAAAGCCAGTTGAGCCTGTTTGTGATTCAAATGTGGATAGTAGTATCTCTGCCACCATAGAATCTGATATGCTTTCTCAAGCTGCCATCTCTGAGGCTCCTCATGTTGTTGAATCTACACTCGAGGAAAGTGGAGGGGAGAAGTTTGACTCTGTCAAAGAAAGAATTTGCACGCCCGTTGAAGAAGCAGATGTTGGATCTACTGAGAGCACTCCAAAAACCTTAGATCCAAAGGAATGTGTTACACAAGAAATTGATGAAAGATCGACGTTTCCTGGAGTTGCTTTAGATGATGGAGTACAACGCGTTAAAGATTCTGTAGTTACTCAG CCTGTGGTGGCTCCTTCTCCAGATCCAGATCAAAAAACGTCGTGGAAGAGCTGCTGTGGATTGTTCGAAGTGTTTTCGGGGTCTGCTCATTAA